Sequence from the Geothermobacter hydrogeniphilus genome:
GTAGACGGTGTCCTTCTCCATCAGCCCCTGTTCCAGACGGACACAGCGGCCTTCCTTCAGATCGATGGCGGGTATGATGAGCATGATGAAAAATCCTTTTTACGGCCACCAAGGCACCAAGATCACCAAGGAAACCGATAAGCACGAAGTTTTCAATGAAACCAGAGTCGGCAATCCTGAACTAATCCATTCTGCCTTCCTGCCGTTGAGCGTATAGAATGTTTTGACTTTCTTGGTGTCCTTGGCGCCTTGGTGGCAGCCTTTCAAATCTCTCCGAAATTCCGAAAAATCCGCAGCCCCACCGTCTGACTCTTCTCGGGATGGAACTGGGTTGCCAGAATATTGTCGTGGCGGATCGAGGCGCAGAACTCGACCTCACCGTAACGACAGCTGGCGGCGACATCGTCGTCATTGGCGGCCCGACAGTAGTATGAATGAACGAAATAGACAAAGCTCTCGTCATCCACCCCGGCAAAGAGCGGCGACGGTTTCTTCAGGAATGTTTTGACTTTCTTGGTGTCCTTGGCGCCTTGGTGGCAGCCTTTCAAATCTCTCCGAAATTCCGAAAAATCCGCAGCCCCACCGTCTGACTCTTCTCGGGATGGAACTGGGTTGCCAGAATATTGTCGTGGCGGATCGAGGCGCAGAACTCGACCTCACCGTAACGACAGCTGGCGGCGACATCGTCGTCATTGGCGGCCCGACAGTAGTATGAATGAACGAAATAGACAAAGCTCTCGTCATCCACCCCGGCAAAGAGCGGCGACGGTTTCTTCAGAAGCAGGTTGTTCCAGCCCATGTGCGGGACCTTGAGGCGCTCGCCGTTCTCGATCATTCCCGAAGGGAAACGCACCACCCGACCGGGGATCAGTCCCAGCCCCTGGTGGCGCCCGAACTCTTCACTCTCATCGAACAGCATCTGCATACCGACACAGATGCCGAGCAGCGGCTTGCCGCTTTCCACATGGGCAAGAAGAGGCGCGACGAAGCCGCCCTTTTTCAGGTTGGCGATACAGTCGGCGAAAGCGCCGACACCCGGCAGCACCAGCTTGTCGGCACTGGCGATATCCGCCGGGTCGGCGCTGACCCTGGCCGCGAAGCCGAGCGACTCAAAGGCTTTCTCGACACTGCGCAGGTTGCCC
This genomic interval carries:
- the hisH gene encoding imidazole glycerol phosphate synthase subunit HisH, with the protein product MITIIDYEMGNLRSVEKAFESLGFAARVSADPADIASADKLVLPGVGAFADCIANLKKGGFVAPLLAHVESGKPLLGICVGMQMLFDESEEFGRHQGLGLIPGRVVRFPSGMIENGERLKVPHMGWNNLLLKKPSPLFAGVDDESFVYFVHSYYCRAANDDDVAASCRYGEVEFCASIRHDNILATQFHPEKSQTVGLRIFRNFGEI
- a CDS encoding glutamine amidotransferase-related protein, translated to MKGCHQGAKDTKKVKTFLKKPSPLFAGVDDESFVYFVHSYYCRAANDDDVAASCRYGEVEFCASIRHDNILATQFHPEKSQTVGLRIFRNFGEI